One region of Etheostoma spectabile isolate EspeVRDwgs_2016 chromosome 21, UIUC_Espe_1.0, whole genome shotgun sequence genomic DNA includes:
- the LOC116671005 gene encoding wings apart-like protein homolog isoform X1, translated as MTSRFGKTYSRKVGEGTSKFDEVLSTKRGTLSTKWGDTTYKAKVGSKRVGAPKNDSVLEVYKRPRPSADGMEDPFGFDSDEESKPVSSRSASKPSPAKPSSAERPGISLDTGSRSSLQGGSHTLTSARGASWLPNDRSQPRVMEDTAQFFNSSAAGTGKSQQSSSLAENQHSYSWYQNASESDKKPLAQTTTLKTGSNLESTFDSWEAIMGLRPPSPCQEPRNPAPTLSWTSAGITGGSSDLGQTRHEKRPSPPRLQSPSESEDFGGDSDFLVETMDYSQTSSSSSLVRNSNCRTYRRPNKQGSGKASDSSGSPGTVLGTDLPKSTTDGSSKTTGGGGGRGRGRTRDYTVLLPSSVSMCNVTIQPRGVEEFSTDAAPSSGGSSAVSASTTEMGEATGWQRKKTEQQNTRSKPTQAKSKKDSKVDLFGFDDADGHQEETSGDHADGRSSYKIQYFGFDDMSDSDGADDDDDDDGAKERRRAKKAAAAQRTPVVTVEETPTDEPPDPFETLERLERLERLERLERLDRPPAKDNKKNAEKQESRIQADVLDFSEDGLRVVAAAPRRPSQGKPAENNPDNFRRIFSAHKKSPTKAVYNARHWTLGREEEPPPTFIARSQTAPAPGSARGSSKEPTDAHKDDGVFKAPPPPPKVTKCVTLPTDLYQDAVTALKCRKEHKELYTVVQHVKHFNDVVEFGENQEFTDDFEYLATGLKSGQPLNTRCLSVISLATRCAMPSFRMHLRARGKVAQVFKTLNDAPQHPNLALCTASLMYILSRDRLNMDLDRSCLDLMIRLLELDQDQGSLAATGTETDSTAQFSAREIAKMKEKIRKLCDTVHNKHLDLQNITTGHLAMETLLSLTSKRAGDWFKEELRLLGGLDHIIDKVKECVDNLNQEDEKEKMVSSLWGAERCLRVLESVTVHNPENQGYLIAYKDSSLIISSAKALRRCEEMIQRYSRELNSDGAVGKAVEDCMRAIIGVLLNLTHDNEWGSTKTGEQEDLIMTALNCVLKVPQYLPQEQRFDIRVLGLGLLINLVEYSARNKYCLMEMEMEGGQGPCDSTVLLNPPPRHHRKATAPRGT; from the exons ATGACATCCAGATTTGGTAAAACCTACAGCCGCAAGGTAGGAGAGGGCACGTCCAAGTTTGACGAGGTTCTGTCCACCAAGAGAGGCACCCTCAGTACCAAATGGGGTGACACCACCTACAAGGCCAAGGTGGGCTCCAAGCGTGTCGGTGCCCCCAAGAATGATTCTGTCCTGGAGGTTTACAAGAGACCCCGTCCAAGCGCAGATGGCATGGAGGATCCGTTTGGATTTGACAGCGATGAGGAATCCAAGCCGGTGTCTTCCCGCAGCGCCAGCAAGCCGTCCCCCGCCAAGCCGAGCTCCGCCGAGAGGCCGGGGATTTCTCTGGACACAGGGAGCAGGTCCAGCCTCCAGGGGGGATCCCACACTTTGACGTCCGCACGAGGGGCGTCGTGGCTGCCCAACGACAGGAGCCAGCCCAGGGTGATGGAGGACACCGCTCAGTTCTTCAACAGCAGCGCTGCCGGCACAG GAAAGTCCCAGCAGAGTTCCTCGTTGGCAGAGAACCAGCACAGCTACTCGTGGTACCAAAATGCTTCTGAGAGTGATAAGAAGCCCCTGGCGCAGACCACCACCCTGAAGACCGGGTCCAATTTGGAGTCGACCTTCGACTCCTGGGAAGCCATCATGGGTCTCCGTCCGCCCTCACCCTGCCAGGAACCTCGCAACCCGGCGCCCACGCTCTCCTGGACTTCAGCGGGCATCACTGGGGGCAGCTCTGACCTCGGGCAGACCCGGCATGAGAAGCGCCCCTCTCCCCCGAGGCTCCAGAGCCCCAGTGAGAGCGAGGACTTCGGCGGCGACTCAGACTTCCTCGTGGAGACGATGGACTACTCCCAGACGTCCTCGTCTTCGTCACTCGTAAGAAACTCTAACTGTCGGACGTACAGGAGGCCGAACAAACAGGGCTCTGGCAAAGCCTCGGACTCCAGCGGCTCTCCCGGCACTGTTCTTGGCACAGATCTTCCTAAGTCCACAACTGACGGCAGTAGTAAGACGACGGGGGGTGGAGGAGGGCGGGGACGGGGCAGGACGAGGGACTACACGGTGCTGCTCCCCTCCTCCGTGTCGATGTGCAACGTCACTATCCAGCCCCGAGGAGTGGAGGAGTTTAGTACCGACGCAGCGCCCTCTAGCGGTGGCAGCAGTGCTGTGTCCGCCAGCACAACGGAGATGGGAGAGGCAACGGGTTGGCAGCGGAAGAAGACGGAACAACAAAATACAAG GTCCAAACCAACCCAGGCAAAGTCAAAGAAGGACAGTAAGGTGGACCTGTTTGGTTTCGATGACGCAGACGGCCATCAGGAGGAGACCAGCGGCGACCACGCAGACGGCCGATCCAGTTACAAGATCCAGTACTTTGGCTTTGACGACATGAGCGACAGCGACGGCGCAGACGACGACGACGATGATGATGGCGctaaagagaggaggagggccaAGAAAGCTGCGGCCGCCCAGAGGACCCCGGTAGTTACTGTGGAGGAAACGCCGACGGATGAACCGCCGGATCCATTCGAGACTCTGGAGAGACTGGAGAGACTGGAGAGGCTGGAGAGACTGGAGAGGCTGGACAGACCGCCAGCCAAGGACAACAAGAAGAACGCTGAGAAGCAGGAAAGCAGGATACAAGCag ACGTCCTGGACTTCTCCGAGGACGGCCTCAGGGTGGTTGCCGCGGCTCCCAGGAGACCGTCCCAGGGCAAACCGGCAGAGAATAACCCAGACAACTTCCGGAGGATCTTCAGCGCACACAAGAAG TCTCCCACCAAAGCCGTGTACAACGCCAGACACTGGACGTTGGGGCGTGAAGAGGAGCCCCCTCCGACCTTCATCGCTCGGTCACAGACCGCTCCT GCGCCAGGCTCAGCCAGAGGATCCAGTAAGGAGCCCACTGATGCTCATAAGGACGATGGCGTTTTCAAggctcctcccccccctcccaaagTCACCAAGTGTGTCACCCTGCCCACAGATCTGTACCAGGACGCCGTCACTGCACTCAAATGCCGAAAAGAGCACAAAGAG CTGTATACAGTTGTCCAGCATGTGAAGCACTTCAATGACGTGGTGGAGTTTGGAGAGAACCAGGAGTTCACTGATGACTTTGAGTATCTGGCTACTGGTCTGAAGAGTGGACAACCTCTCAACACACGCTGCCTTAG TGTGATAAGCCTAGCTACGCGCTGTGCCATGCCCAGCTTCAGGATGCACCTCAGGGCCAGAGGGAAGGTGGCTCAGGTCTTCAAAACGCTCAATGACGCCCCACAACACCCG AACCTGGCTCTGTGCACGGCGTCTCTGATGTACATCCTCAGCCGAGACCGGTTGAACATGGATCTGGACCGGTCATGTCTGGACCTGATGATCCGGCTGCTGGAGCTGGACCAGGATCAGGGGAGCCTGGCCGCGACAGGGACAGAAACCGACTCCACGGCTCAGTTCAGCGCCAGAGAAATTGCCAAGATGAAGGAGAAGATCAGGAAGCTCTGCGACACCGTGCATAACAAGCACCTGGACCTACAGAACATAACG ACGGGTCATTTAGCCATGGAGACGTTACTGTCTCTGACTTCAAAGCGAGCAGGGGACTGGTTCAAAGAGGAACTTCGGCTACTGGGAGGACTGGACCACATCATCGATAAAG TGAAAGAGTGTGTGGATAACTTAAACCAGGAGGACGAGAAGGAGAAGATGGTGTCGTCTCTGTGGGGAGCGGAGAGGTGTTTGCGTGTGTTGGAGAGT gTGACGGTCCACAACCCAGAGAACCAGGGCTACTTGATCGCCTACAAAGACTCGTCGCTTATCATCTCCTCTGCAAA GGCGCTGCGGAGGTGTGAGGAGATGATCCAGCGTTACAGCCGGGAGCTGAACTCAGACGGAGCCGTTGGGAAAGCCGTGGAGGACTGTATGAGGGCCATTATAGGAGTCCTGCTCAACCTGACGCACGACAACG aGTGGGGCAGTACGAAGACAGGAGAGCAGGAGGATTTAATAATGACGGCTCTGAATTGTGTTCTCAAAGTACCTCAGTATCTTCCACAAGAGCAGAGGTTCGACATCCGAGTActg GGTCTGGGCCTGCTGATCAACCTGGTGGAGTACAGTGCCAGGAACAAGTACTGtctgatggagatggagatggagggaggtCAGGGTCCCTGCGACTCCACCGTCCTGCTGAACCCACCGCCCAGACATCACCGCAAGGCCACAGCGCCACGCGGCACGTGA
- the LOC116671005 gene encoding wings apart-like protein homolog isoform X2, protein MTSRFGKTYSRKVGEGTSKFDEVLSTKRGTLSTKWGDTTYKAKVGSKRVGAPKNDSVLEVYKRPRPSADGMEDPFGFDSDEESKPVSSRSASKPSPAKPSSAERPGISLDTGSRSSLQGGSHTLTSARGASWLPNDRSQPRVMEDTAQFFNSSAAGTGKSQQSSSLAENQHSYSWYQNASESDKKPLAQTTTLKTGSNLESTFDSWEAIMGLRPPSPCQEPRNPAPTLSWTSAGITGGSSDLGQTRHEKRPSPPRLQSPSESEDFGGDSDFLVETMDYSQTSSSSSLVRNSNCRTYRRPNKQGSGKASDSSGSPGTVLGTDLPKSTTDGSSKTTGGGGGRGRGRTRDYTVLLPSSVSMCNVTIQPRGVEEFSTDAAPSSGGSSAVSASTTEMGEATGWQRKKTEQQNTRSKPTQAKSKKDSKVDLFGFDDADGHQEETSGDHADGRSSYKIQYFGFDDMSDSDGADDDDDDDGAKERRRAKKAAAAQRTPVVTVEETPTDEPPDPFETLERLERLERLERLERLDRPPAKDNKKNAEKQESRIQADVLDFSEDGLRVVAAAPRRPSQGKPAENNPDNFRRIFSAHKKSPTKAVYNARHWTLGREEEPPPTFIARSQTAPAPGSARGSSKEPTDAHKDDGVFKAPPPPPKVTKCVTLPTDLYQDAVTALKCRKEHKELYTVVQHVKHFNDVVEFGENQEFTDDFEYLATGLKSGQPLNTRCLSVISLATRCAMPSFRMHLRARGKVAQVFKTLNDAPQHPNLALCTASLMYILSRDRLNMDLDRSCLDLMIRLLELDQDQGSLAATGTETDSTAQFSAREIAKMKEKIRKLCDTVHNKHLDLQNITTGHLAMETLLSLTSKRAGDWFKEELRLLGGLDHIIDKVKECVDNLNQEDEKEKMVSSLWGAERCLRVLESVTVHNPENQGYLIAYKDSSLIISSAKALRRCEEMIQRYSRELNSDGAVGKAVEDCMRAIIGVLLNLTHDNEWGSTKTGEQEDLIMTALNCVLKVPQYLPQEQRFDIRVLGLGLLINLVEYSARNKYCLMEMEMEGGQGPCDSTVLLNPPPRHHRKATAPLNCLRVGPRQLFLQRERAAIQAEAQTDDLIKEAPKPALDKSGEWQETGGEIQWVTNDNNVEKPEDEKKKEEEEDGELDLNKALQHAGKHMEDSIVASYTALLLGCLCQGSTLNVTTVRDNLPKGDFSIMTEMLKKFLNFMNLTCDVGTTGQKSISRIIDYLEHC, encoded by the exons ATGACATCCAGATTTGGTAAAACCTACAGCCGCAAGGTAGGAGAGGGCACGTCCAAGTTTGACGAGGTTCTGTCCACCAAGAGAGGCACCCTCAGTACCAAATGGGGTGACACCACCTACAAGGCCAAGGTGGGCTCCAAGCGTGTCGGTGCCCCCAAGAATGATTCTGTCCTGGAGGTTTACAAGAGACCCCGTCCAAGCGCAGATGGCATGGAGGATCCGTTTGGATTTGACAGCGATGAGGAATCCAAGCCGGTGTCTTCCCGCAGCGCCAGCAAGCCGTCCCCCGCCAAGCCGAGCTCCGCCGAGAGGCCGGGGATTTCTCTGGACACAGGGAGCAGGTCCAGCCTCCAGGGGGGATCCCACACTTTGACGTCCGCACGAGGGGCGTCGTGGCTGCCCAACGACAGGAGCCAGCCCAGGGTGATGGAGGACACCGCTCAGTTCTTCAACAGCAGCGCTGCCGGCACAG GAAAGTCCCAGCAGAGTTCCTCGTTGGCAGAGAACCAGCACAGCTACTCGTGGTACCAAAATGCTTCTGAGAGTGATAAGAAGCCCCTGGCGCAGACCACCACCCTGAAGACCGGGTCCAATTTGGAGTCGACCTTCGACTCCTGGGAAGCCATCATGGGTCTCCGTCCGCCCTCACCCTGCCAGGAACCTCGCAACCCGGCGCCCACGCTCTCCTGGACTTCAGCGGGCATCACTGGGGGCAGCTCTGACCTCGGGCAGACCCGGCATGAGAAGCGCCCCTCTCCCCCGAGGCTCCAGAGCCCCAGTGAGAGCGAGGACTTCGGCGGCGACTCAGACTTCCTCGTGGAGACGATGGACTACTCCCAGACGTCCTCGTCTTCGTCACTCGTAAGAAACTCTAACTGTCGGACGTACAGGAGGCCGAACAAACAGGGCTCTGGCAAAGCCTCGGACTCCAGCGGCTCTCCCGGCACTGTTCTTGGCACAGATCTTCCTAAGTCCACAACTGACGGCAGTAGTAAGACGACGGGGGGTGGAGGAGGGCGGGGACGGGGCAGGACGAGGGACTACACGGTGCTGCTCCCCTCCTCCGTGTCGATGTGCAACGTCACTATCCAGCCCCGAGGAGTGGAGGAGTTTAGTACCGACGCAGCGCCCTCTAGCGGTGGCAGCAGTGCTGTGTCCGCCAGCACAACGGAGATGGGAGAGGCAACGGGTTGGCAGCGGAAGAAGACGGAACAACAAAATACAAG GTCCAAACCAACCCAGGCAAAGTCAAAGAAGGACAGTAAGGTGGACCTGTTTGGTTTCGATGACGCAGACGGCCATCAGGAGGAGACCAGCGGCGACCACGCAGACGGCCGATCCAGTTACAAGATCCAGTACTTTGGCTTTGACGACATGAGCGACAGCGACGGCGCAGACGACGACGACGATGATGATGGCGctaaagagaggaggagggccaAGAAAGCTGCGGCCGCCCAGAGGACCCCGGTAGTTACTGTGGAGGAAACGCCGACGGATGAACCGCCGGATCCATTCGAGACTCTGGAGAGACTGGAGAGACTGGAGAGGCTGGAGAGACTGGAGAGGCTGGACAGACCGCCAGCCAAGGACAACAAGAAGAACGCTGAGAAGCAGGAAAGCAGGATACAAGCag ACGTCCTGGACTTCTCCGAGGACGGCCTCAGGGTGGTTGCCGCGGCTCCCAGGAGACCGTCCCAGGGCAAACCGGCAGAGAATAACCCAGACAACTTCCGGAGGATCTTCAGCGCACACAAGAAG TCTCCCACCAAAGCCGTGTACAACGCCAGACACTGGACGTTGGGGCGTGAAGAGGAGCCCCCTCCGACCTTCATCGCTCGGTCACAGACCGCTCCT GCGCCAGGCTCAGCCAGAGGATCCAGTAAGGAGCCCACTGATGCTCATAAGGACGATGGCGTTTTCAAggctcctcccccccctcccaaagTCACCAAGTGTGTCACCCTGCCCACAGATCTGTACCAGGACGCCGTCACTGCACTCAAATGCCGAAAAGAGCACAAAGAG CTGTATACAGTTGTCCAGCATGTGAAGCACTTCAATGACGTGGTGGAGTTTGGAGAGAACCAGGAGTTCACTGATGACTTTGAGTATCTGGCTACTGGTCTGAAGAGTGGACAACCTCTCAACACACGCTGCCTTAG TGTGATAAGCCTAGCTACGCGCTGTGCCATGCCCAGCTTCAGGATGCACCTCAGGGCCAGAGGGAAGGTGGCTCAGGTCTTCAAAACGCTCAATGACGCCCCACAACACCCG AACCTGGCTCTGTGCACGGCGTCTCTGATGTACATCCTCAGCCGAGACCGGTTGAACATGGATCTGGACCGGTCATGTCTGGACCTGATGATCCGGCTGCTGGAGCTGGACCAGGATCAGGGGAGCCTGGCCGCGACAGGGACAGAAACCGACTCCACGGCTCAGTTCAGCGCCAGAGAAATTGCCAAGATGAAGGAGAAGATCAGGAAGCTCTGCGACACCGTGCATAACAAGCACCTGGACCTACAGAACATAACG ACGGGTCATTTAGCCATGGAGACGTTACTGTCTCTGACTTCAAAGCGAGCAGGGGACTGGTTCAAAGAGGAACTTCGGCTACTGGGAGGACTGGACCACATCATCGATAAAG TGAAAGAGTGTGTGGATAACTTAAACCAGGAGGACGAGAAGGAGAAGATGGTGTCGTCTCTGTGGGGAGCGGAGAGGTGTTTGCGTGTGTTGGAGAGT gTGACGGTCCACAACCCAGAGAACCAGGGCTACTTGATCGCCTACAAAGACTCGTCGCTTATCATCTCCTCTGCAAA GGCGCTGCGGAGGTGTGAGGAGATGATCCAGCGTTACAGCCGGGAGCTGAACTCAGACGGAGCCGTTGGGAAAGCCGTGGAGGACTGTATGAGGGCCATTATAGGAGTCCTGCTCAACCTGACGCACGACAACG aGTGGGGCAGTACGAAGACAGGAGAGCAGGAGGATTTAATAATGACGGCTCTGAATTGTGTTCTCAAAGTACCTCAGTATCTTCCACAAGAGCAGAGGTTCGACATCCGAGTActg GGTCTGGGCCTGCTGATCAACCTGGTGGAGTACAGTGCCAGGAACAAGTACTGtctgatggagatggagatggagggaggtCAGGGTCCCTGCGACTCCACCGTCCTGCTGAACCCACCGCCCAGACATCACCGCAAGGCCACAGCGCCAC TGAACTGTCTTCGTGTTGGTCCTCGTCAGCTGTTCCTCCAGCGGGAGCGGGCCGCCATCCAGGCCGAGGCGCAGACTGATGACCTCATCAAGGAGGCTCCGAAGCCCGCGCTGGACAAGAGCGGCGAGTGGCAGGAGACGGGCGGCGAGATCCAGTGGGTTACCAACGACAACAACGTAGAAAAACCCGAGGAtgaaaagaagaaggaggaggaggaggacggggaGCTGGACCTCAACAAAG ctCTGCAGCATGCAGGGAAGCACATGGAGGACAGCATCGTGGCCTCCTACACAGCACTGCTGCTGGGCTGCCTGTGTCAGGGGAGCACA TTGAATGTGACTACTGTGAGGGACAACCTGCCAAAAGGAGATTTCTCCATCATGacagaaatgctgaaaaagtTCCTCAACTTCATGAACCTCACG TGTGACGTTGGCACCACAGGACAGAAGTCCATCTCCCGGATCATTGACTATCTGGAGCACTGCTAG
- the atoh1c gene encoding protein atonal homolog 1: protein MAPSKSLFAPFICVEPEGGVGPEGPEAFHADIQALRQRGRAQERPGPERARRVCDHRDTPCAIVEVRLGPVGGGGALHYLQPDKCALERAQRRRRLAANARERRRMLGLNVAFDRLRSVIPNLESEKKLSKSETLQMAQIYIATLSELLQEEATVPSRAQLSPGAPPPSQGTTHVGGERSARGRDVHTGKSSAGPARQEES, encoded by the coding sequence ATGGCACCGAGTAAAAGCCTCTTTGCGCCTTTCATATGTGTGGAGCCGGAGGGAGGAGTCGGCCCCGAGGGGCCTGAGGCTTTCCACGCAGACATCCAGGCTCTGCGACAACGGGGCCGCGCGCAGGAGCGCCCGGGGCCCGAGCGCGCCAGACGCGTCTGCGACCACCGGGACACCCCGTGCGCCATCGTGGAGGTCCGGCTGGGGCCCGTGGGCGGCGGGGGCGCGCTGCACTACCTCCAGCCGGACAAGTGCGCTTTGGAGCGCGCGCAGAGACGGAGACGCCTCGCTGCCAACGCccgggagaggaggaggatgctCGGGCTCAACGTCGCCTTCGACCGGCTGCGGAGCGTCATCCCCAACCTGGAGAGCGAGAAGAAGCTCTCCAAATCGGAGACGCTCCAAATGGCGCAGATTTACATCGCCACCCTCAGCGAGCTGCTCCAGGAGGAAGCCACGGTACCGAGCCGCGCGCAACTGTCCCCGGGGGCCCCTCCGCCCTCACAGGGGACCACACATGTGGGGGGGGAGCGATCGGCTCGAGGCAGAGACGTTCACACCGGGAAGAGCAGCGCAGGCCCGGCGCGCCAAGAGGAGTCATAA